gtcgcatgttcctcaacatggactcccattccggatttgtggccgcaataacgtccaagaaaccctcgactccacccatacgagattttgtcgcggtcaactcgttacgcagctgagcagactctctacgcagctcagtgacttcatcatcccgtcgctgaccataagacgatgtcgctctcggaacatcgttgacggaaccaatacccaacgtccgtcccttttttttagggacaaccttaaaaacaaaaaataaatattgtaagtaaaaatttaaagttaaattaaatgaataataaaaaattaatttttttgaaaatttacctcctcgtaaatcttatccacgtcaagtgtggataaggtgacgggtaatccgtcggtagactgctgggtcagctgagtctggcggtcttcaacccgagcaactacgtcgttgtagatttgcttggacttgccatctacaaatacgcccgccttgttcttgtgggtcctctcgtaaagttccataagagacgggagatgtcccgtctatttggcctaaaaaacagttaagaaagttagaataaattaatatatatattaaaaaattatttaataaaatatttaattaccatttccaaacggacaccggcgtggggtttttggcccgtagtgtgaagcatcggcccgttcccgtgctcatcgaccgtgttacgggagttagagcaagcctgggcgattctaatggaatcaggaaggcgccaataacggatgaggccatcccacacatccgtggtgagctcagcgggtttgccacgctcataccccttcacgatccagtcacccttccagttggagaccgtgtccaacaagcgaactttcgccttcgcgttaaacttcttcctcaccctctcagtgatccccaaggcccaagtaTATTTTTTctgttggaaaaataaattaacaattagttttttagaaagtatatatataaatcatgaaaaaattaaagtatatataattaattaatagaaacttacagcgtaaattttgaaccacgtctttctgacgtagtgaggcgtcttactccagtttggatgtggcatggagaagtaacccttgatcgtgtcggttacgtccgatgcaagacatccgtcaaccccccacctggaaaatacaaatttaaaatataaattattttttaatgttataaaagaaatttaaacgaattaaaaaaaaattaaggcaacataccacaaagttccgtccgggcggtctgggtcgatgactggtaaaccttctctgcctggcagactgagaatgtcctctacagtgtactgcgagtaaggagcactcggaggcaccatcaaatcaggatgaatatcggcggccatcggaggtgccatcggaggaggcacaggaggaggcatcggaggaggcacatgaggagccgatggtgcagtagaagaagtagacccagagactctctgagtgtactgagtctcggggacagtctcctggcccgaagaactgggagcagaagaagaggccgggtctaaacgactacccggctcaccgaagatctctctgtaatgggcagtaagtcttccttttcgaacctgggaaaaaaatgaaaattttaaaattaacatcaacaatatatttcccaacattatccacataatcaacactaaacaacataaaatccgcaaacctatctaaattccctatactaaccacctaatctatcataaactaaccaaattagagaagaatcagagaggcttaccattgctacgaaatggagaggaagtagagaggaagtagagaggaaagaaagagtgagcgctcgggtgtatatataagattacatatcgtcgcaaattcctcgtaagtttacgacgaaatagcgagcagttacaaaggcccgtctttttttttacgaggaaattgcgaggagtcacaaaggcccgtgtttttttatacgaggtattaacgacgatttaccttacgaggaattaacgaggcttgctttcctataaatatacccacaactctcactctcaaaccacacacaaactcccaaatcacaccttatctcaaatcacaatcctcaaaaaaatcctattcaaattataaatatttgaaaaaaataggaaaaggagaagatattagaattcatgtgggcgagacttacgtattataattcctggaagtcttgccacatgttaatctggtatttctctccttttccttttttttttcaagtttgtacactcggagatatttacgacgatttgtacttacgtggaattaacaggtttatgtataaatccgtttacgtggtctttacgacgatttctgcttacgtggaattaacgagtgttttgtttaaatcattttacgtggtagttacgacgatttcatcctacgaggactttacgacgatttgtgcttacgtggaattaacgagtgttatgtttaaatccctagaatccgaaacccgaaacccgaaacccgaaacccaaacccgaaaccccaaaccccaacccccaaacccgaaacccgaaacccaaccccccatctttaattttctacttcatatattccaaatcccatatttaattttaagtttcgtcgttatttttaacgagtgttatggttaaatccctagaacccgaaacccgaaacccgaaacccgaaacccgaaacccgaaatccgaaatccaaaacccgaaaccccaaaccccgaacacctaaacccgaaaccccaaacccgaaaccaaaaacccgaaacccgaaatccaaaacccggaaccccaaaaccccaaaccccaaaccccaaacccgaaacccgaaacccgaaaccccaaaccccaaacctcaacattgtatataaaaattattttatatattatatgtttttttatatattataaaataatatatatatatatatatatatatatatatattggatagTAAAAAAGTCAataactattacgtatataattaaatacgtaaataaattttattaatccaaacaatcatttttctattttttattttatataattaaatttacataatatatacatagataaataatatatttttaatattgatatatagTTAAATGATGCGTtctatttatttgtattttttataacaaaaaatttaaatcgctgataacaaattttcattgtgcaatatttttgaaagttgtaggaacttataatttttttataaaaattcaatgcaaattttaaattttaaatattaagttaTCAGTATAGTATTTGTTTaaagattttatcaaaaaaaaattgttcaaaaacaagtttcaaaattaaaatatttatgtattttctatggtatatagtttaattaaaagatattaatatatatgaaacttTCTACTTACatgattttgtaataatttgtatcttgttgtaaaaaaataaatcatggatcataaaagttttaatgtgagactttttaaaaagttcaaaatataacatatacggaaaaatctaaatttttattatatggttaatgtgattgttgaatttattttaataacttaaagttaaacaaaaatgatagagaatacactaatttgtatcaaatctttattattcaaaatcattaattgtcatatatacgttagccacattaggcaattccgtaatttttatttaaagaaagaattgaaaacatgaataattaatttatggttagtttattaaaaagtttattatatatttggataaaccaacctatttttctaagaattttaaaaatcattgtgGTGATAACACGTAACTACTTCAAATGCTGAAATGCTTATCTTTTAAGGGGGTTACAATGCttttataataaacatttttgtaagatttaattaaaaagtttaacTTACCGATGACAAATAATAGTTTGATAAGATAATTTTGCTTACAATATTGTTAGTTTTCAGACCATAATCTTTTTTAATTAAcaacaaaaacatattaaaaagaacAATAACACACAAACACTACGACGTCGTATTAGTGCGAAACAGAGGAGGGAGCTCGGAAACAGAGTTCATGACTTgaacaagaaaacatataacaGAAGCGGAGAAGTTTAGCTCCATCTTCTCCTATCCTCCTCTTCGTTAACAGTACCAATCCGGTCTTCTCTTAGAGTTAGTCAGCCTGTAATTCAGCAGAAGCTCCTCATCGCATAACTCCCTTGTTGCCACCAAAACCAGTGTCTTCAAAACAGGAGCATCCAAACCATTGCTACCTCCTGTCTTAAACCAAAAGCTTCCAAATCTTTTCAAGAACCTCTTTGGCTTTACCAAAGCCTTGGAGTGGCTTGCTCAACGCTTTCAAGAACCTGTCTGAACCGTTTTCTGATATTTTGGTGTCTGTTTAACCGCGGGTGTGTAGGAAGTACCAGTCCATAGTTCTTTAGCTTCGCCACCAAGTCCCCAAGGCTGAGAGTTTATCACAGTGCCATCGTACCTTGTGATGAGATAAGAGGTGTGTGAGTCAACCTTAGGGTACCCTGGTATGTACCTCTAGAAGGCAGGGGAGTAGATAACTCCAGGGTAAAAGGCTAAGACAGTTCCAGCATCTGCTTGGCCTTTGATGAAACAGCCTTGACCAGAGTCTTTGTGAGGTGTAGCCCATTTGATCAGGTAAATGTCTATGAGACCTCAGCTAGTTTCAAAGGCTTTGTTTCAGGAACAACtgtgctgaagaagaagaagaagaatcagtgtGAATAATATGGAAGAAAGTAGTGAAGAtcaatgttaaaaaaatcaCTAACCGGTAACTAAGCATTTTACAGAAGACTAGCGATTAGACCGCCATATCTGGAGCCTAAACGTTAACGAATAATTgctttattttatatacttttatttatattagatattttagtttttgggtttagttataaatttattttgatgaattacatacgacaaaaaaaaaactgaataaatTTGTGGATTTGCACTAACATTATTGGTTGATTCAACATATTAAGACTGATTTAAACTGAAATAGACCGATTTCAACTGATTTAAACCGATTTAAAACGGTATAAACCTATTTGAGTTGCATAAGTCagattttagtaaaaaaaaatcttagttTATAACAGATTTACAGCTTAGTAGGATGCCTAGACACTGACTACATGGGTTAAGATTATAAAGCTCACGAATAGGCCTGGGAATATGAGTTTTTACCCGCGGGGCCCGGCCCGTTTGACCCGCCGCGGAGCGGGTGCGGGTTGGTGGATTTTGAAACGCTGGTACCCGCCAAtccgcaatttttttttttttacatttaaaaaaaaaaatatatttttttttgtaaaaatgtatattttgtaaagaaaatatgggaattttaaaaaataataatcaaaatattttaaaatatttaaaattttaattataaatatattatttatattatattttacaaaaattaaattaaataaataaattttaaaataaaaatataacccgCAGGTCCGGCGGGTTATCCGCAAAATtaagcggggcgggtgcgggtacAAATTTATTTGTTCGCGGATTGTGCGGGTCggattttttgacaaaaaaaaactttgtaacCTGCGGGTTGGCGGGTCAGCGGGGCGGGTTTGACCCGCAACCCAGCCCTACTCACAAACTGAAACACTTACGGAGCTCATCTGCAGCTGGAAAAGTATTACCCCCACCAATGGCGAAAGTAAACCGCTTtgacgaggaggaggagggcTTGCTGTTTGTGATCCTGACTCGTTCTTGCTAACATCAGGAAGAAGGATTCCATCCATCAAAGAGCAGAAGTTTTCAACTAGGTGGTGAATGTTCTCTTGAACTTGTCTCTGCTGCTCAGACAAGGAGGTCTTACCAGCCATCTCAATTATCTCTTCTGCTCCGTCTCCATAGCTTCGTTAAAGCTAAACACACAATTGGTATTCATAATTTAACTTAGAAGGAACAGCTGGAgctaaataaaacaaaatcaagaacTATTGAGACAAAAGAACCAACCTTGTATACATAAACAGTTTGTTAATGTCTGCTTCAAATTGTAGTTGCCTTTGGGTTCTTAGCAAATGTGGTACTCTTGGCAAGAACTCCAACAGCCTAAGTTCAAAATCTCAATCAGCAATGTATAAACCCTCTCAGAAACTAATCAAAAGAGAAACTTCATACGACATTAaccaacaaaaaatgaaaatttaaagatTCATATTCAACCTCTGTTCTAATCTATTTCTTGCAATGCCAAATTTGCCTAAAATCGAACAAAGAGTCAAACTTTGTTCGTACCCGTTACTATAAATCGTACAAGAGATGGAAACAATGTTCAGATAATTCGATAGGATCAAACACAGAAGCCAAGAGAGTTCATTAACCTGCTGGAATTTGTTGAACAAAGACGCCATTTTTCttctgtgtgtgtgttttaacaAACGATTCTCCGACCTCTTTTTTGTTATAAGGATTGCTAGAAAGGGCTGAAACATCAGGAACTGAAAGAGCCTAAAGAAAACCTCCTTTGATGCAGGTTGCTGCATCTTCAGTAGCACAACTCCATGGCTGCATCACCATGTCTGGGCCTATTACTTAATAATGGGCTGAACACAGTGCATTTTGGGCTTTCTAAGATTTTCATGTCCGAAGATAATACTACATTGTATACTAgtatatacaataaatataCAAGAAGCCCTTAGGCTAATGTATTTCGGTTTATTTTCACGAAACTAGCATTCAAAGAATAAAATAATCAgaataatttttattgaaaggtaaatctacctttatagttCTTGGGTCAATtaactttatattttgaatttagaCTTAAGATTGAGTTTCAGGGgtgaagtttaaaatttttagaaacagaaaagaaatattaaaattttaaaatagtttcaaaaaatattttagaactttcaaaataaaatttgaatttttttttttgaaaattctatACAAAGTtcgaatttaaaaacatataacttgaaattatgaaaaaaaaaattattttattttatttgtctttatatatgtttataaaataaaaagtagaaTGATGCcgatttaatgattttttttttcattttcctcCTCAATAGACTCTTTCGTCTAACTAAATCTAATACTAATCCTTTGAAACTTATAATTGTTCACATAATGTCCACTGTTTTTCTTATTGAATTTTGAGTGtttctttaagtttttttatatgaCTGAATCAAATGAatgataaatatatgatttgtatCATTTCATCAAGATAATATTAATacaaatcattaattatttgtcatatatatataaacaacgGTAAATTAAACATGATGAACTGATATTAAGCAAATGGTGAGAACATGAAAACCATAACTAAGAGCAGCTCCAATATCAAATTGTATAGGAGTCCTTaacaattaaagaaaattagaaaacaattaaatttggagagagaaaatagaaaaagtttTTAATGGAAGATTTTTAAGGACTGGTCATAAACTCCAAAGGACAGATGTCACTTAACTATGCTTTTAAttggttttacaaaattaaaacataatcaaattattataataatgttttttttttgttttagactAGTAGAGGTTGTAACCGATAATGTTGCTCTAATGACGCTATAAGAAGGCCCAATGAAAATGAAGAATTGTTATTTTCTATAGATGATGCCCCATTTTATTTGGcatatttgaaaaagaaaattaatcaaCTTCCtcgtaataataatataaaaagtggTAACTCTAcgtgaaaaaataatatttcatccgttcccgaaagtaaaatgtttagattttttacttattccacaaagatagattttttatatgtttaaagtatttttttatacttttaagaaacattaaaagtctgactggtgaccattcgagaaacaagaggaacgaataaaaaaagaatgtacGGGTATAAAATAGGAGGAATGAAAAGAAATGTGTTGTTtcttatcaaatttaacaagataattttattttttaattctctacaaaaaaagaaatgaaaaggaATGAGAGAGAATTATTATTCTTtatgaatggtgattttttttaggAACATTAGAGAATGCATTATTCCTCGCCGTTCCCTGGTCATCAttcattaaatgaaaatatttgaattgattaaatttcattggtgaaaagttattggaaagtgtataataaaataaaataaaaattaaattataaacacgtattgaattcttaataagcgtgaacactttagaaaatcttactttcggaaACAGAGagtacaaaaagaaacaaacgtGGACGAAGCAATGAGCTAAATATGATAGAGGATTAACTTAGGTTACCCGTTATCAACCACTTCTCATCTGAATCATTTTCCCAAAACCAGTTCACAGTTTTGGTCAAAacacacatattttttttttttggggcaaaggaataaaaaaaacaatctaaaaCCCTATTCctctatttaaattttaaacctcCCAAAAAGATTCGACCTATTGATATTCCCAAGAACATAGCGAATGACCTCAAAAGACCCTACTTAAAGTGCAAGAAAAGTAATACACACACGAGAATCAAGAGCCGCAGGAATATAAAGACACAACATCTTTCTGCTCACCAAATCAAACCCTATTTTCTCCTGAGAGAACCACAAGAAACTCATGCAATATTCTTCACCCCACTAGCTAAACTCACCACCTCAATTGTTTATTAACCTCTCTTCATTCCTCTCTCTCCACTCTTCATCATCTTTTTCACAATGAGTACCAATTCTTCTTACTATCTCACCTTCAGTGACCCTTTCTCCTCCCACGACCCTCTTGTTTCACGTAAGCTATTTCTCCTCAGAAACGTTCAAGTTCTTGAGCTTCTTCTTGCCCTTTTTGCCTTTATCGCCATACATTCCTTGCGTCAGAAGAAACACTACGGTCTTCCTGTATGGCCCTTTCTAGGCATGCTTCCTTCTCTAGCTTTCGGCCTCAGAGGAAACATCTACGAGTGGCTAACCGATATTCTCTCTCGTCAAAATGGAACTTTCCATTTCAGAGGCCCTTGTTTCAGCAGCCTCAACAGTACCATTACTTGCGACCCAAGAAACGTTGAACATCTCCTCAAGAACCGTTTCTCTGCCTTCCCTAAAGGCTCTTACTTCCGAGACAACCTTAGAGACCTCCTAGGAGACGGCATATTCAACGCCGATGACGAGACTTGGCAGAGGCAGAGGAAGACCGCAAGCATCGAGTTTCATTCAGCTAAGTTCAGACAGCTAACAACTCACTCGTTGTATGAGCTTGTGCACAAGAGGCTCTTACCAGTTCTTGAAGCTTCGGTTAAAACCTCTTCTATTGATCTGCAAGACGTGTTGTTGAGGCTAACGTTTGATAACGTGTGCATGATAGCTTTTGGAGTCGATCCAGGCTGTCTAGGTCCAGACCAACCTGTTATACCCTTTGCTAAAGCCTTTGAGGACGCGACAGAAGCTGCGGTTTGTAGATTCGTCATGCCTACTTGCGTGTGGAAGTTGATGAAGTGTCTTAACCTAGGAACAGAGAAGATGCTAAAGGAGTCTATAAAAGGTGTGGATGATTTTGCTGATGAATTTATAAGGACGAGGAAGAAAGAAATGTCTCTTGAAGGTGAATCCACAAAGAGATCTGATCTCTTGACGGTGTTTATGGGTCTGAGAGATGAGAAGGGAGGTAGCTTTTCAGACAAGTTTCTTCGTGATATCTGTGTGAACTTCATACTTGCTGGGAGAGATACTTCTTCTGTTGCTTTGAGCTGGTTCTTCTGGTTACTAGAGATGAATCCAGAGGTGGAAGAGAAGATTATGGTGGAGATGTGTAAGATTTTGAGGCAGAGAGATGATAATGGTAAGGGAGCGAAGGTAGATTATGAGCCTGTGTTCGGACCAGAAGAGATCAAGAAGATGAATTATCTACAAGCTGCTTTGTCTGAAGCTCTCAGATTGTACCCTTCAGTTCCTGTTGATCACAAAGAGGTACCAACTTTTAACTAAATCTGCTATGTTTTACTTCCTAATTTCTGTTAATTGCTTACCAAGAAatccaatttgatttaaattacaTAGTTAGAGCTTctccaaaagacactctataacttcgaatatgaagttttttgctctccaaaaaagaattttaaatttgaagttttgagtaataaaactctatatttgaagtttcactactcaaaacttcaaatttgaaggttcatatttttatttacattttggtcCCCACAAATCACACATCACCTTTATGatccataaatattttttttgtttattgttttaagccctaaaaaaattatatctcttgaatattttaatttttgtttacagaatttaaattttacacataaaattaaataaaattttaaaacaagatttaaaatattttaactaggaaaacaataatatacaaaagaaacttaacaaaaaatattttaaaaaactacatgaagacataactattacacaaatttaaatattacaacaacactagtAGTCAAgtaagtttgatccggaaccttcaaaattttcaaatattgtccacatgtagatggttgttgttgttgttgttgtttttgatgtctttttcgtacaattttttttgttcatatcgaatatattcatgagtattaatatcatcgaaaAGAAATTAgtattttagcaatattttatattactcttttactttcttgttctgatctaatatatttacaagtatcaatatCACCCGATttcaccaaaataaaaaaggggagagccatttttactttgaaaaacactaatattataaaagtcattaattttttttccctacaaaaaatcatttatggaataatatggtatttcgtttgaagtttaatattaatcaagttatttttatttaaatttttatattttaatagaatatttcattaattaatattgttgtgatatgtttatatatgtgctaattatttataaaagttttatgaattcaaattagttatcacaaatataaggaccatattataaaatataaataattttgaagttgagtttgaagatttgcttttagaaaataatatttttaaacttcaaatatagagttttggaaacttcaaaatagagtttctttttggagatgctcttatacTCATTTTGTTTCACACAATGTCGTTTAattttttcacatatattataaaagtcattaatttttttattttattaattaatcagtTAAAAGGCTAATTGTAAAATCTGAAAATTAGTAAATAAGTAtatgcattgaaaatgtaaaaatcgAAATGAAAATGAtacttaaaatgaaacaaatttcAAACTATAAAACAATATTTGTGGAACACAGAGAGTATAGAATTAGTTAAAGAGCTCACTGCATGTTTAATTAATCttccttttaaaaatttaacccTTCATAATATTTGGTCGTCTAAACTAATAAAGCCATTTGATAACCAGAAAAACTTAATTTGCTATTCAGTTTGTTTTCTTATTGGTTACCTAATCAGTAAACAGATAGAGTTATTATGAAAATTCTTGGGAAGACACCTAATTAATATGCAGGTatcttaaaaacatttttcaaaaaaaagtaaatgacTACCTGTATGACATTCTTGGTTACACACAAGAATGGTATGTTCTGCTGTTTCCCCATGAAGCGTAACCGCCAACTCATTCATATTAAATTTCTATGATGTTAAACCTATCACCTCGCGCGTGAGGTTACTACAGAGttactaaatttatttgtttgttaataTTATTCAGGTCCaagaagatgatgtttttcctGATGGAACAATATTGAAGAAAGGAGAAAAGGTTATATACGCTATTTACGCAATGGGTCGTATGGAAGCTATTTGGGGAAAAGATTGTCGTGAGTTTAGGCCAGAGAGGTGGCTAAGAGATGGACGTTTTATGAGTGAATCCGCATATAAATTCACGGCCTTTAATGGCGGTCCACGGCTTTGTCTAGGCAAAGATTTTGCCTATTATCAGATGAAATATGTCGCGGCTGCAATAGTTTACAGGCACAAGGTCAAGGCTGTAGAGGGTCACAAAGTGGAGCCAAAGCTAGCTCTTACAATGTACATGAAACATGGATTGTTGGTGAATTTGATCAACAGGAGTGTCTCAGAGATAGATCAATACTATGCCAAGACTATTGATGATGGTAGTAGTGTTTAATGTTTGAGATTTGTTAATTAGTTAAGATGGGGATCATAAGAAGattgtttacttatttttggatcatttgagtttttaaataatgcttcttttttttaactggTCATACGATGATGTATATAGTCTATCCAAATGGTGTTTTAGCGTTTGTGGAAATTAGGAAGAAGGTTGTTATGGTTGGTTATATGTAGGCCATTTTATTGTTCGAATGTTAGGAATACTAGTTGGTGGGgcttgtaatatcataataactttatgttagattttttatatattcttataagtACAAGATATTTTATTAGGTATAGTACATAttctaatcattttttttaattaacaaactgttcttttcaaaacaaaatcgtAAAGAAACTAAACAGTTTTTCGTGAAAACTATTCTAACTTTATTCTGAAAAATAAAGTTATGGATGAGTATAGCTTTTACATATTGGTAGACCTAGCCAGCACATATCAGTGAACGTTCATACAAAGTCAAAACATGTATCCAAATGACTCAACAAATTTTACATGAATCTTTATCAACGGCTATACC
This Brassica napus cultivar Da-Ae chromosome C6, Da-Ae, whole genome shotgun sequence DNA region includes the following protein-coding sequences:
- the LOC106380104 gene encoding cytochrome P450 86B1-like — protein: MSTNSSYYLTFSDPFSSHDPLVSRKLFLLRNVQVLELLLALFAFIAIHSLRQKKHYGLPVWPFLGMLPSLAFGLRGNIYEWLTDILSRQNGTFHFRGPCFSSLNSTITCDPRNVEHLLKNRFSAFPKGSYFRDNLRDLLGDGIFNADDETWQRQRKTASIEFHSAKFRQLTTHSLYELVHKRLLPVLEASVKTSSIDLQDVLLRLTFDNVCMIAFGVDPGCLGPDQPVIPFAKAFEDATEAAVCRFVMPTCVWKLMKCLNLGTEKMLKESIKGVDDFADEFIRTRKKEMSLEGESTKRSDLLTVFMGLRDEKGGSFSDKFLRDICVNFILAGRDTSSVALSWFFWLLEMNPEVEEKIMVEMCKILRQRDDNGKGAKVDYEPVFGPEEIKKMNYLQAALSEALRLYPSVPVDHKEVQEDDVFPDGTILKKGEKVIYAIYAMGRMEAIWGKDCREFRPERWLRDGRFMSESAYKFTAFNGGPRLCLGKDFAYYQMKYVAAAIVYRHKVKAVEGHKVEPKLALTMYMKHGLLVNLINRSVSEIDQYYAKTIDDGSSV